In Paramisgurnus dabryanus chromosome 14, PD_genome_1.1, whole genome shotgun sequence, one genomic interval encodes:
- the smug1 gene encoding single-strand selective monofunctional uracil DNA glycosylase, with amino-acid sequence MEAHPDPKRLENGDVSQQEESQGTDLADLAVERFISSSTPASRFLQAELELNARLRMMSFGKPVRYTYNPLEYAWDTHQCYVETYCREGQSILFLGMNPGPFGMAQTGVPFGEVKAVRNWLKITGTVGRPDDEHPKRRITGLDCTHSEVSGARFWGFFQELCGEPHNFFRHCFVHNLCPLIFMNESGKNLTPPELPAGERDALLSCCDGALCQVVTALGVSMVIGVGKVSEQRARRALSEAGIKVRVEGIMHPSPRNPLANKGWANIVRTKLEELGLLSLFTK; translated from the exons ATGGAGGCACATCCCGATCCTAAGAG GTTGGAAAACGGAGATGTATCTCAGCAAGAGGAGTCGCAGGGAACAGATCTCGCAGATCTGGCTGTTGAGCGCTTTATCAGTAGCTCTACGCCGGCATCAAGGTTCCTGCAGGCTGAGCTGGAACTGAATGCAAGGTTACGTATGATGTCCTTTGGAAAACCTGTGCGATACACGTACAACCCGCTGGAGTATGCCTGGGACACGCATCAATGTTACGTGGAGACGTACTGTCGAGAAGGGCAGAGTATTCTCTTTCTGGGAATGAACCCAGGTCCTTTTGGCATGGCACAAACAGGG GTTCCATTTGGTGAGGTAAAAGCAGTTCGTAATTGGTTGAAGATCACTGGAACGGTTGGACGTCCAGATGACGAGCACCCCAAACGGCGAATCACAGGGCTGGACTGTACTCATAGTGAAGTAAGCGGAGCACGTTTCTGGGGCTTTTTCCAAGAGCTTTGCGGCGAGCCACACAACTTTTTCCGTCACTGTTTTGTGCACAACTTGTGCCCTCTCATTTTTATGAATGAATCAGGCAAGAACCTAACGCCACCTGAACTGCCCGCCGGGGAGCGCGACGCTCTTTTATCCTGTTGCGATGGTGCCCTTTGTCAAGTTGTCACTGCATTAGGTGTTTCCATGGTTATTGGAGTGGGCAAAGTTTCTGAGCAGCGAGCTCGGCGGGCTCTATCTGAAGCAGGTATTAAGGTAAGAGTGGAGGGAATTATGCATCCATCACCAAGAAACCCTCTGGCCAATAAGGGTTGGGCAAACATAGTCAGGACCAAGCTAGAGGAACTTGGACTTTTGAGTTTGTTCACAAAATGA